The DNA segment TAACAGTATGCGCCCATCGCTGAGCGTGAGCGCGCCGTCGATGTCCCTGTCATGTTCCAACTCTGCGATCCTGGCGCCGTCGGAAGACCAAAGGCGAACGGTCCCATCTGAGCTCCATGAGAGGATGCGGCCATCCTCGAGCTCAAGCGCACCATTCACAAAGTGGGTGTGTCCCCGAAGCACGGGACCAGGTTCATCCTTGGCAGACCATAGACGCAATGTCCCATCATAGCTCCAAGACAGAATACGGCCGTCTTTAAGCTCGAGCGCACCCAAGACTGCTAACTCATGCCCTGTGAGCTTGAGTCCGGGATCACTTGTCACAGACCAAAGCTGGAGTACATTGCTCCCTCCGGTGACCTCCCACAGAGGGTAAAATGGCTGCCAAGATAGAATGCGGTTGTCCGACAAACGAAGAGTACTCATCCCCTCTAGAGGATCACGGTTGTGGTTCGATGGCCTCATGCGCTGGCCGTGATACCCAGCCACCTGTGCCCAGTCGACTCGATGCCCACGCAGCTGCTTCTCGGCTGCTCGGGCAACTGCTCCGCCCGGCTCGGCGTCCAGCGCCAGCTGGATCAGCAACTCACTCGCGGTTGTTTTGCCGAAACCTTCAAGATTCTGGCGCAAGCGCGGGCTGATGGTGTGCCAGAAGTACATCCAGTCCTCCAAAGAACCATTGCCAAGCTGCTCGAAATCGCGATCGGTCTGGTGAATTAACTCCTCGGCCTTGGCCGACTCAAGCCGCGAAGAGAGGAAGGCGACCGAAGTCAAGGTCGCTGCGCATTCTGCAATCTTTCCAGCTTCCAAGAGGAGTTCTGGGAAATGTGTAAGCGCATACAGCCCTTTGTGATCTCTCCACTCACGGCAGTGCGCGAGCAGCTCATCACGCATCTGCTGGACAAGGTCCACCGTCATCGGGTCATCGCTTAGCGCCTTGGCAAACTCTTGGGCCAATTGCGGGTGCGGGAAAGACACGTCAGCCTCCTCTTTTCCCGTGCGGATTGCGAACCAGCGACTCACCGCCGGATCGATACGCTTGAAGTCGAGCCGCTTTTCGCCGAGGACACGTGCAAGCTCCCGACTTCCAATTCCACCCTTGATGATCGTCAGAAGTGCAAACAGCCGTTCCACCAAGCCCTCCCACACTCTCGTGCCGGATCGGGGCAGACTACGAAGAGTAAGCAGCTGTTCCCTTGCGTACGCAGTGAACGATGCCGGCAGATTCTCGACCCGCATCAGTAGAATCTCGGGCGATTGCCCGGGGGACAGTTTCTGTGCGAGATCGTCAATGACGTAACGCAGAAAGAGCGGGATTCCGCCTGTCGTTGCCTTAAGATGCTCGGCGATGCGGTCAGCCTCTACCGTACTTGTTGAAGGCAGGGTCGCCTGTAGCCATGCGACCACACCTTCGATCCCCAGCGGTTCGAGATCGAACCGTCTGACCGGATACTGCACACCGCCCGCGAGCCAGCGGGCGAGATAATCAGGTGTCTCGCCCCGCTCGGCGCGGCCGGACACCACCACATGCACATGTCGGCCAAGCCTGGGTGGCGCCCAACGCTCGATCGGCCTGCCCTCTTCATCCGGATCAGCCTCATCAAGACCGTCGAGGATTAGGATGAGTGGTGTCTCGGGCGTAGCGTCGCTTATCAAAGCACTAGCAACAGCGTCGACGAGCTTCTTTGTCTCATCGTGTGCTGCGTCCCGGCGGTAGGCCACGTCGAACTCTGCCAATTGTAGGAGCAGGCTCCGCAACGCATCTGCCGGTTGGATAGTACTAGGAAACAGATGATTGAAGAAGTGGCGCACGATACGGGCACCCTTCTTCTCCTGCCTAAGACTCCAGTTGGCAAGGAGCGCTGACTTGCCCATCCCGCCCGGCGCCGCAACGACGATGACCCCGCGGTCAGCGCTCGCTAGGGACTTGTCGAGCCACACGATCGCATCTTCGCGACCGAAGAAGGTGTTCGTTAACTCCCGAACGAGTTGACGAACCTGTTCAAGGGCCATGATAGGTTCGGGGGATATGACCGTACTATGTGAGCGCTCTCGTAGTTCGCGAATTTGTTCTGCTGGCTCAACGATTGCTGCTGCTCTAAGGAGCAATTCGGCGTTATCAAGAAATCGATCGACAGTGCGGATCGGCACTGGACCCTTCGCGTGGGCCCAGAGATTGTTTCGATGGAAAAGCATCTCCTGGATGCAATCCATTACTACCTGATGTGGCGCGTAGGGTCTTCTGCCAGAAAAATCGACAAACTTAATGCAATCTTTAAAGTAACTATGATAGTCATCGAGAATAATCTGTAATAGCTGTTCACCAGACACCTCTTCTTCTACGCTGCGGAGCACA comes from the bacterium genome and includes:
- a CDS encoding AAA family ATPase translates to MSGEQLLQIILDDYHSYFKDCIKFVDFSGRRPYAPHQVVMDCIQEMLFHRNNLWAHAKGPVPIRTVDRFLDNAELLLRAAAIVEPAEQIRELRERSHSTVISPEPIMALEQVRQLVRELTNTFFGREDAIVWLDKSLASADRGVIVVAAPGGMGKSALLANWSLRQEKKGARIVRHFFNHLFPSTIQPADALRSLLLQLAEFDVAYRRDAAHDETKKLVDAVASALISDATPETPLILILDGLDEADPDEEGRPIERWAPPRLGRHVHVVVSGRAERGETPDYLARWLAGGVQYPVRRFDLEPLGIEGVVAWLQATLPSTSTVEADRIAEHLKATTGGIPLFLRYVIDDLAQKLSPGQSPEILLMRVENLPASFTAYAREQLLTLRSLPRSGTRVWEGLVERLFALLTIIKGGIGSRELARVLGEKRLDFKRIDPAVSRWFAIRTGKEEADVSFPHPQLAQEFAKALSDDPMTVDLVQQMRDELLAHCREWRDHKGLYALTHFPELLLEAGKIAECAATLTSVAFLSSRLESAKAEELIHQTDRDFEQLGNGSLEDWMYFWHTISPRLRQNLEGFGKTTASELLIQLALDAEPGGAVARAAEKQLRGHRVDWAQVAGYHGQRMRPSNHNRDPLEGMSTLRLSDNRILSWQPFYPLWEVTGGSNVLQLWSVTSDPGLKLTGHELAVLGALELKDGRILSWSYDGTLRLWSAKDEPGPVLRGHTHFVNGALELEDGRILSWSSDGTVRLWSSDGARIAELEHDRDIDGALTLSDGRILL